AGAGGTTGTTTGGGATGTTGGAAAGCTCCCTCTCTCCTCCTTGGGTTTCATCCTTTATCCATGGTTATGTTTCCCTTTTGGGGTTGAAGAGGAAGATAGGTTGCACATTGGAGGTGGAAGTGCAAAGGAGAGGCGTGATTGAAGCTTGGGGTAACTTCTAGGTCCCTTTGGAAAGGACCGCTTCATCTTCTTTAtgatttcaatttcttatgcATCTCTTCAATTTGTTCTCCACCATGGAGAGTTATTTCAATTTGTTCTCTACCTTGCGTAAAATTGtgttgttaatatatatatatatatatatatatatatatatatatatatatatatatatatatatatatatatatatatatatgtttattcaATTTGAGTTAGTGTTTGATTATGCTTAATGCTTGATGTGACTTATTTTCATACTTGATTTTTTATTCTTGAGGTGATAggaaatatctttagaatctatatttaaaattgaatgtgTAATGAATGGTTGTatctaaaaacataaatttgttCATTAGTAATCTTAGACTCTTTAAATTAATGCATGATTTCACTTGTTAAAGATTCAAAGGATTCAAATTTGATGACTAATCAAAAGTCTATTAATAAGATTTGAGTATGTTGATTTTGACTTATATATAGAGTTGAAATATTTGTGAATGCATGataatgaaattgatgaaatttaatcttgacaattatatataatttatgttaaatttttttattgcataCCAACTCtttaacaaaaatacaaaagagtTTTCATAGTGTTTTTGTGAAATTTGTAATTTGATTGAGTTACTGGGGATAAGAGTTGTCCGAATATTTCACAAATCCTTCacaaactatttttatatttatcatttactATGTGCAACTAGTCTACTTGTTGTTTTCTATTAACAATTAACATAAGTTACTAGAACAAATACTTATTTttgttacaaaattaaaaataatttaattttttttattttgcattaACTAACTGTATTAATATCTAATGTTAAATGTAACACCTAATTTAACATGTCACGTAAGTAAAAAGACGAAtgtttattagaaaaaataaaactatgatATCATCACAacataatgaaaatttaaaactttattatgtgatataatgaaaattttaaactttattacgtgataattttatatattttgatttttttttttaaaattaacctTTTATTTTGTGTTAGAATTATAGCAAAACTAATTTTCACAGTATCATAGTTCATACAACTAtttattttaggattttattaaaagatattgttttattaaaagttaCAGCTAAAAATGCATGAGGAATATTTGATATTATGTTTATTAGCAGTGTGATGGGCTAGTTATTTTGGTCTGCGAAAAGGACGTTTAGAGGAAGAGATAAGGACATGAATCACCAATAAATGTACCGTTTAGCGAAGGTAGCAGAGGGCGAGGATCATAGCGTATCCACATAAAAATTGCCATCCATAAATACTTCTACTACCATTCATTAATACAGCAGGTAAATCATTATAATATGTGTTCTGATTAAAAGGTAATTAGGACCGATTAGCCAGTAAACATTCAAATGCTTTGCCTCTACCTTCCACACCTctctttatctttaattaggTGTAATTTACTTTATAGATTTGTCGAATTTTGTAGAGGCACGTGTGGGTCTCTATTGGTTCCTAATTGGGCTTCTTTTGGGTCATGCAAAATGGCCGAATACCTCCAAACATTACTTAATGTACTTCCACTTCCAAATATTTCATTCTACACctctaattttcaaaaataaccttaaaaatgatattttttatcgaatttcaaaattcgatgaaaaaaattttcttcattgaatttcaaaattcgataaataatttttcaaaagctttatcgaattttgaaatccgataaagaaaataaaaaattcttcgttagatttcgaaattcgaaaaaaaaaaacattcatcaGATTTTAAAATCCGTACAAAAAGTGAGATGTAGAGTTTTTTGAATTATAGAAGACCGTTTtgggattttaaaattttttaaaggtACATGATGAAATGATTGGAACTACAAGGTGAAATGTAAAGAGAGGATGCATAGGAATCCCACATCATATGGAATCAACCTAATTTTGGCTAAAATGAGGCACTCCATGCAAGGGAGGTGTGAGTCAAAATGCTTCATGTTTCGGCCCATCTTTTGATTGTTTGAGTCCTACATTCCTTTGAATGTAACAGCGAGGTCTTGTGCATCTATAAATATGACCTCTTGTGCTCTTGTAGCATTCACATTTGAATTAATGAGAATTGATTTGCTTATAAGCTTGTCTTCTTGTTCTCTTTTGGGTCATAAATGGGAGTAACATTTTCCTTATTCTCTCCGGATAACTTTCTTTAGAAGACGAAAATCTTAGTTCTTCAGTAAATTTagaagtttattaatttttcttatcttccGATACTTCCTTGAAAATGCTTCCATCAGAAGCCTTAGTGTGTTGGATGCTAACTTTAGTGTTTAATAAAATCCAAGCAAATCAGATCTTATATATTGGATTTTATGtctaacaaaaatttattttgttacaatTTGATTAAGCATCACGATTTAACTCAGACCGTCTTACACATGTTGTGAACCATTAGAAGGTTCTTATGTATGAAGATGAACTTTTGTTTCACAAAATACACATTAAAAGGTTTGTAAAAGTAATAAAGATTAATTCACTAACTAGCatatttattaacataaaaaaatttccaTTAAGAAATAGTATAAtgtttctattaaaatattagaCCATAATCTCTGTTCTTTTTATAATGACAAATACCACGAGTTTTGAATTATAACTTTTCTAGTTACCAACTCGTTCATGTCCATGTTGTACATGTTACGTTATGAGTCTTATTGATCTCTTAAACATAATACTATTAGTTAATATCAAAATCGTCAACATCTTAGACAATCTTTATCTAATGGATAATATAGATCTCATATGTATTATCTTATTAGTAgtaaataattgagtctcaTAGGCGTGACATTATTAGTTACCTAAATCTTCTAAACCTCGCCCTTGTGGCCCCCGGCTTAAGAATTAATAcaagttgaaattaaaataattcaaattcaatacAAAATCGTGGATAATTCAATACCGAAGTTAATCCTAAGTTAAGCATTTCAACAAACTAATTGATTATTGCatatagtaaaattaaattacaatcatttccttttatttctcacattaaataaaataactcttagaaaaatatcattagtactgtaaaatgtttttcataGCCACTAGTGTGTACAAACTAAAGCAAACTCCTAAATATCAGTAGCAGCAGCAATAACTTACTTAAAGTAGAAATGTggtaaaactaaataaattaattacattaattacaaTAGCAGTATTACTAACAATCTAACTACTGCAGTAACAGCAACACAAATATGAAAATCCTTTATTCACCCTGAAGAAGAAGCTTTCCCAACctgaaaaaatatttgaatgacCATATTTTCCCTTCATTAGAAGGCTTGTCATGTAGATTTAGCATCCCTCCCAGACATATACACTTCGTAAGCATTTTTTGTAACATTATGTATGGTGTACGTCAACATATTTGTCACCAAACTTTTCAATTACAGGCAAACTAATCAATTTACCCGAGATATTAACTTCAATGATTTCTATCTTGTCAAGACCGAGCGAGTTCCACAGCTCCAACAAGCGTCGTTTATCTCATTTGGTGGAAATATTTATTACTGCAACAGTTGAGAAAAACAATCGATTCAACAACAAAAACCTCAATTTCGAAAACAAAAGTTATAGCAAAGTATCAGCTAAACACACTCATTTCAAACCAATGGCTAAGGCTAAGTTACCATTAGAGCTAAAACGTGGGGATTCAAACAGTAAAAAGAAGTGAGGCGGACACCACTTGGGAGACccaaaacacaagaaaaacaaataaacaaacaaacaaaagaagCTCCCTTCTCAACTTTCTCCAACAACACAATTGAAGATAATAACTTCACTTTGATAGTAAACACCAAGGCAGAAGCTGTCACACCATCTTGTgattttttccttcttttcttaaaaccGAAGTTTTTTAGATAATAACTTAAACCAGACGGGTTAAAAAATTCAGCTGGGAATATAAGAGTGACAAATCccctaatttttcaaaaaaaaaaatgatcaatcTTTTAAATCACAATgttgtgatttttctttcttttcttaaaacCCAAGTTTTTAGATAACCACAAGGGTAGCTACAAAAAGTTCAGTGGGAACGTCAAGAGTGAAAAATCCGCtaattagtttaaaaacaaaagctatcttaaaactaaaacaatgaTAAATCTTTTACATCGCATAAAAACGAATAAGATCACCTAATACCTTCAGTTCAAGCAATCTTGTCATCCGTCTGGTCCACTACTTTGCGTTGTCCAACATCAAAGAAACGGTAGAACACAAAATCAGCCTTTGGTTGCGAATTTCCAATATTCTTAGAAATGCAAACGACATTGCATTTTCCAACTATAGCTTCCTGGTGCAAATAAGCCTCAAAACGTCAGAAAAATAGACAAAACCttaaatgatagaaaaaaaCAGCCACAAGGACTCAAAACGGCAGAAAAAAATAGCCAAAAGTCTTCAAAACAACAAGAGAAAAAACTTATCAAAAGTTAGACTAAATAACAGTATATTAGCTTAAAGCAAATGACAAAGATAAGTTTCAGAATCCAAAAATTGCCAAAGGATTGATATTTGCAACACCTATACCAAAAACGACGGAACAACAGCCGATAATTTTGAAAACGATAGACATAAATATAGCCAACAATACTAAAAATGACAGCAAAAGTATTTAGAATCCGAAactcagaaaaataaaaatattgaaaacgaCAACGAAATAGCCAACAATACTATAAACGGCAGAAGAATATCCAAGAAATATTCAAAACGATGGGGCAAGGATTCAGAGTCGAAAGCTTACGAGAGGATTAACATTGGCGAAGCCCTTGCCGTCACCGCACGCCAAAAACAACTCGTTCTCCTTGGTTTGGATCCCTTCCAAGAACTTCTGAATCTCGCGGGAGCGGAAGAACCACTGCACCTTGACTTTCCTCGACTTGTCGCGATTCTCCCAGACCTTGATTAGCTTCCCTATGTGAGGCACGTCGCAGCTTTCGTTTTGGAGATAAACGGTATCGTTGAGAGCGTACTGCACACCATCGAAGGTGAAGGACTCGTAGAACTGTACGTCCTTCTTCTTTCCACCCATGCCTCTCTTCCTGCCCCACGCAAACTCATAATTCAAATCGTCTTTCCCCATTGGCGCCGCCATTGATGGTGACGGACAAAGAGGGAAATGGCTGCGCAGTGGACGAGGCAGTAgtttgaaaatagaaaagaaaacccTCACGCTAATTTGGGAATTTTTTTTCCcaatttttgtaagaaatactcaaataaactcaatcccaATTTTTTCACGGACTTTTTATATCTTCACTACTCGGTAGTCATCAAAATACACTCGTAATTAGATACCGAAttctaaactttatttttaaagaaaaacttaacaaataaggacagaaattaaaataaaaaaaaataataaaacaaaatgtttctattatgattttgttttttattttagatagtAAATGCTGTAAATCTATACGGAATGAATCTAAAAAAatctttgaaataaaatatgaagTTTTCAAAAGAGAAGAACAAAAGGAGAAATACTGCAATATAAATTACATAGAagtatataagaaaattaagtgaaTATTTTTTGTGTGAGGACATACTATATTTATACACTTCTTTTAAACCTAGACtgaaaagatataaaaataaataaaagatataattttatacCAAATACTTATTATTTAGTCTATTGCTATCATACgcgtgtgtatatatatatatatatatatatatatatatatatatatatatatatatatatatatatcaaaataatattttcttaatattttaacgatattttttaatatataataaataaattattaatgaaaatctaataaaaatagaaaaaaaagtaataaaataaaaaccattatatgataatataatataattattcacaacaataatgtataataaatatttaaaatatttgtaaagtgctttacaaaatataatatttttgtgaatTGCGAttactgtttgattaattattaataaaaagatcTGTTTATGAAACTTAGAAGTTAATATAAAGGAAGTAAATAAGTGATGTACATGGGCAATATTTAAGTAATAAACTACTTTTGTAATCAACAAAACTCAGGACTTAATTAATgtagaaataatattattacttaAGTACAGCTTATtggaataataatattaaaataatatgatataaaaattatcaaataacatTTAGTGATAAAACATTTCAATATATGgagttttaaataataattcaaacaaaaagtaaattaaatattataataaaacatgttaatatgcaaaattaattaataaaattaatcatcaatgtattattttgaaatgtaaCGTTTGTAACAATGTAAATTAAAGTTATTAGATgtttaaatatatcttaaaaatagttttaagagagtatatgaaaacaaaataataatattaatattaatcataataataataataataataataataataataatattattattattattattattattattaggtttaatagcCTATTTGGTCCCCACTTTTGTTGCCTAATCTCAATTTTGACtccatttttaaaagtgtttggaatATGTCCATAGTTAGATAAATTTACGTCTAATGtgtcccttccgttaagtaTCATCAAACGGAGTTAATGCAATAATGATATGGCACCAGTTATGTGAAACATGTCAGTATattgattttgtgaataatgaCGTGTAAAGGAGTAACAGagaatatgatttttaattaagttaggGTTTTATAATTTGGGGAAAATGTGATTTAGGGGTCATTTATGCGAGTTGAGGGCAATTGGATTTCTGCGAGAGAAGATAGAGTCGTTGTCGCACTTGGGCTACATTGCGAAGACAGAGATCGTGTAGAGATCATTGTACGTTGGATTTGGACTCGCATTTTCAGAAATCGTGTTGGTGGGTATTACAAAAAGCACGATTCCAAGGTGCGTTTATGGTAGCTTTTGAGTTTAGCTTTTGTTGTTGTCGTTGTGGTCCCCCCATAAAAGGGTGTTACCTGTGTATGCTTTGTCTGTTTACTGTCCCCCATTATCTGCGCATGTGCTATGAATACTGTTGCAACATTGTGGTTGTGGTCCCCCTACCGTTGTGTGGAcaaaatttgtttattgttgtaattgtttttgctttgttttacttgttttttgGGTACATAACATTTGGGTTAAGCATAGATTAActgtaaacattttttatattagtttagatGGCCAACTCAGACGTTGAAATTGTCTTTCACCATGCGagaaaatttgagaataatGGGACATTCAGATACCACTATGGTCAAACCACAACTTTAAAAATTGATCTAAATCGttggagttattttgaaatattaaccATTCTTAAGGAGATGGGTTATAGGAATGTAAAAGAGTTGTGGTATTCATTGGGTCGTGGTCCTGTTTTAGAAGATTGTTTGGAACTGTTATCAGATGACAAAGGTGCATGTCATGTAGTCAATATTGCTATGTTGAGTGGTTAAGCTCACATTTATGTTGTACACATGGTCTCTGAGCCTCAGTATCTTGTAGAGTTGGAATACTCTTCTCAACCAGAAATTGAGAGACATACTGATGAAGTAGAAGTTGAGATAGAGAGGGCTGAAAAGGAAGTTGAGGGAGAGGTTTGTGAAGTTGAGGTTCAGGCAGTGAGTGAAGCAGAGGTTCAAGCAGTTGGTGAAGTAGAGGTTGAGGGAGTGTGTCATGTAGAGCCTAAGGTAGAGGCTAAAGTAGAAGTAGAAGCTGCGATAGAAGTTGAAGTTGAGGCACTGACTGATGTAGATAAGGTGGTAGAAGATgaggtagaagttgaagttgagGCAGTGGCTGATGTAGAAGAGGTGGTAGAAGATGAGGTAGAAGTTCATGTTGAGGCAGTTGCTGATGTAGATAAGGTGGTAGAAGGTgaggtagaagttgaagttgagGTAGTGGCTGATGTAGAGGGTGATGTACAAGTTCAGGTAGAGGGAGTGGCTGAGGTAGAGGGTAATGATGTTGAGGGACAGGGTCAGGCTGATGTATAAGTTGATGAGTATGATGTTACAAGTTGGAATGGGTCCGAAGAGGATGTCTTGAATGACGATGAAGATGAAGTGGAATGTGATATATTTGAACCTATTAACCAAGTAGAAAATGGTGGACCTAGGGGTTTATACAAAAGTGATTGGGAATCTGAGAGTTTGAATAGCATTGTTGAAAGTGACAACACAGATGATGATAGAGATGGTTACGGGGGTTTCGAGAATTTTTCAATGCCCAAAAGTATGGAACAATATAAATGGGAAGTGGGTACGTATTTCCCTAACAAAAAAGATTTTACAAAAGCTATAAGAACGTATGGAGTAGAGAATGGAaggaaattaaaagtttataaaaatgacaaaagaagGGTGTGTGTGAGATGTTCTAGTGCAAAAGGAAAATGTTCATGGTATGCATACTGTGCATATAAGGCATCTGAAAATACATGGCAGCTAAGGAAGATTATAGACAAGCACACATGCAGTAGGGAATTTAACATCCGATTAATGACTTCAAAATGGTTGAGTGGGAGGTTAGAGAAGAGTATAAAAGAGAATCCAAATATTAATCTATATAACCTCCAAAGCAAAGTTTCTAAGAAGTGGAACATTGGTGTTCCTCGGTCTACAACATGTAGGGCAAAAGGAATGGCTTTTAAACAAATAGAAGTTgattttaaagaacaatataGAAGACTCTATGACTATGCAAACGAGTTGCTTCGGGCTAATCCTAGTTCAACTATCAAACTTAAGGTTGAACCTAACGAGGACAATAGAATTTTCAAGAGAATGTATGTGTGTTTGAAGGGCTGTAAGGACAGCTTCGTGTCTTGTAGGCCTATTATAGGTGTAGATGGTTGtttcttaaaaggaaaatatggaGGTGAGTTGTTAACTGCGGTTGCAAGAGATGGGAATGAGCAAATGTGTCCTTTGGCATATGCTGTTGTTGAGGTGGAGAACAAGGACAGTTGGCAGTGGTTTTTAGAATTGCTTATTGATGATCTTGGTGGTCAGGAGCTTTGTTCAACAATCACATATATTTCAGATCAACAAAAAGTGAGTAACGTTGCCCATGTCTTGTATTATAACTTTGAAACCTTCATGTGTTGTATTATAAGTTCTATAGCTTCATCTTTTTACTTTGATAGGGACTTGTGCCAACATTACAAGAACTTCTACCTGGTGTGGAGAACAAATTTTGTGTGCGCCACATTTATGCAaattttaggaagaaatttcCTGGTCATATTCTAAGACGTCTATTATGTAAAGCAGCATCATCAACACACCCTCAAGCAGGGGAGACAGTGATGAGAGAAATTAAAGATGTCAATCCAGATGCCTTTAAACACTTGCTAGCAATTCCACCAAGGTATGTTCAAAACTTGGTTGTTTGCAAATCAgttttttataagtaatttatttcaaattctgTGCTGATATATTTGACTTCAAGTTAGTTTAATTAGATATTGGTCACGTTCAAGGTTTACGGGTAATGCTGTGTGTGACACATTAGTCAATAATATGTCAGAAGCTTTTAACAGTGTCATAGTACATGCAAGAGGCAAGCCCATCATCACAATGATGGAAGACATTCGTATCTACATCATGAAGAGATGGGCAACAAATAGACAGAAAATAACAACATTTGAAGGTTGTCTTTGCCCAAAGgttaaaaaaagatttgaaaaggaATTGCACATGACGAAATTTTGGATACCTAGGTATGTGCACATCACCACATCAGAATCTGGACTTCATAATGATGTTTTAACATTTTGACTTCAAATACTAATTTTAATCTGTTTGGTTGCAGTTGGTCAGGTATGAAAATTTTTGAGGTCAAACACACTTCAATAATTTGGTGAGAAGTATGTGGTTGACTTAGATAAAGTGGAATGCAGTTGTAGAAAGTGGACTTTAACAGGAATCCCATGCTGTCATGCATTAGCTGCCATGAATGTTTTGAACATCAATGGAGAAGACTACGTCTCAAATTGGTTTAGAAGGGCAACATACCAAGAAACATACATTCCAATGATATACCCTGTCAACGGTCATCACCTATGGGAAATGACATCTCATCCTGATGTTTTGCCTCCACCTAAAAGGGTGTTACCTGGTAGaccaaaaaagaagagaaggctATAGGCTTGGGAGCTAAAGAAGGATGACACACAACTAAAGCAAAATGGAACTCGTAACAGATGTTCCATATGTAGACAGGTTGgtcataaaagaaatacttgCCCACAACGTACAGGAC
This window of the Vigna angularis cultivar LongXiaoDou No.4 chromosome 7, ASM1680809v1, whole genome shotgun sequence genome carries:
- the LOC108336910 gene encoding uncharacterized protein LOC108336910 — protein: MVSEPQYLVELEYSSQPEIERHTDEVEVEIERAEKEVEGEVCEVEVQAVSEAEVQAVGEVEVEGVCHVEPKVEAKVEVEAAIEVEVEALTDVDKVVEDEVEVEVEAVADVEEVVEDEVEVHVEAVADVDKVVEGEVEVEVEVVADVEGDVQVQVEGVAEVEGNDVEGQEDVLNDDEDEVECDIFEPINQVENGGPRGLYKSDWESESLNSIVESDNTDDDRDGYGGFENFSMPKSMEQYKWEVGTYFPNKKDFTKAIRTYGVENGRKLKVYKNDKRRVCVRCSSAKGKCSWYAYCAYKASENTWQLRKIIDKHTCSREFNIRLMTSKWLSGRLEKSIKENPNINLYNLQSKVSKKWNIGVPRSTTCRAKGMAFKQIEVDFKEQYRRLYDYANELLRANPSSTIKLKVEPNEDNRIFKRMYVCLKGCKDSFVSCRPIIGVDGCFLKGKYGGELLTAVARDGNEQMCPLAYAVVEVENKDSWQWFLELLIDDLGGQELCSTITYISDQQKGLVPTLQELLPGVENKFCVRHIYANFRKKFPGHILRRLLCKAASSTHPQAGETVMREIKDVNPDAFKHLLAIPPRFTGNAVCDTLVNNMSEAFNSVIVHARGKPIITMMEDIRIYIMKRWATNRQKITTFEGCLCPKVKKRFEKELHMTKFWIPSWSGIPCCHALAAMNVLNINGEDYVSNWFRRATYQETYIPMIYPVNGHHLWEMTSHPDVLPPPKRVLPGPSQQPGSQPTIRPSQEQESQPTIGPSQQPPSQPTTPGL
- the LOC108337561 gene encoding protein ANTI-SILENCING 1; protein product: MAAPMGKDDLNYEFAWGRKRGMGGKKKDVQFYESFTFDGVQYALNDTVYLQNESCDVPHIGKLIKVWENRDKSRKVKVQWFFRSREIQKFLEGIQTKENELFLACGDGKGFANVNPLEAIVGKCNVVCISKNIGNSQPKADFVFYRFFDVGQRKVVDQTDDKIA